Proteins encoded by one window of Lathyrus oleraceus cultivar Zhongwan6 chromosome 1, CAAS_Psat_ZW6_1.0, whole genome shotgun sequence:
- the LOC127103840 gene encoding uncharacterized protein LOC127103840, producing the protein MPEPEPILQEDMDKLTSQTKELELENTQLRVQLNRAKERNHVLEDKGKQVCEKFEDSKKRLRLAEEQRVWVGGALQGANSELDFHKDELDRASRIIKDLENTVERSNAMKKEAREDYEAQILELRTTLKKYKDLLAKEQLEKENIHRSFMREQFNLGRACKQIRNLKRGIYDQAYVEFQNNCRH; encoded by the coding sequence ATGCCCGAGCCCGAGCCTATCCTACAAGAGGACATGGACAAACTTACCAGCCAAACCAAGGAGCTTGAGTTAGAAAACACTCAATTACGAGTCCAACTCAATCGTGCCAAGGAACGTAACCACGTCTTGGAGGATAAGGGTAAGCAAGTGTGTGAGAAATTTGAAGACAGCAAGAAGAGGCTCCGATTAGCCGAGGAACAAAGAGTTTGGGTTGGTGGAGCTCTACAAGGAGCTAATTCTGAGCTAGACTTCCACAAGGACGAGTTGGATCGAGCGTCCCGAATCATCAAGGACCTTGAAAATACTGTCGAGAGGTCTAATGCCATGAAGAAGGAAGCGAGGGAAGATTATGAGGCCCAAATTCTCGAACTAAGGACCACTCTAAAAAAGTATAAGGACCTTCTAGCCAAGGAACAACTAGAGAAAGAAAATATTCACCGAAGCTTCATGCGTGAGCAGTTCAACCTTGGACGAGCTTGCAAGCAAATCAGGAACTTGAAGAGGGGAATCTATGACCAAGCCTATGTAGAGTTTCAAAACAACTGTAGACATTAG